A window from Apostichopus japonicus isolate 1M-3 chromosome 2, ASM3797524v1, whole genome shotgun sequence encodes these proteins:
- the LOC139975619 gene encoding uncharacterized protein — protein MAQAFKKLEIDVVPGQKLCAKCRVQFYKSQKKQIETTSSESDIEAQSVAREDEVREDLDSSLDDYGVSPVKLHGIASHSRVTYGKRKFQQVKEKLQEQQSSVQEKLSKIIKVTPEKLESPPEEQPESLEELKQKAKDLDTLVALMKEKMRNLDRKKKIQILTLAPSSWSVAKVSRTFNVTQYVVRQARKLGFMELPEQRSGRPLAKEIQDLVIKFYSDDEYSRQMPGKKDFVSVKRNVHVQKRLLLCSLKELYAAFEQNHPNVKIGFSKFCSLRPKWCVLVGSSGTHSVCVCTIHQNVELMVSALKSDTDTHKLVEMMVCDRDNKECMIHRCKDCPNVDEIRQYLQSHLQENEEDCEDGDAGPEDEFIEFKQWTTTDRAELLTIKMSVGEFIESLIGKLDQLTKHSFIAKAQSRYLKKCKEDLKNDEAIVLLDFAENYKFVIQDEVQSYHWNQQSCSLHPVVIYYKQNDNLTDDSVCFISDDLNHDVDFVHEVMNGTVKHIMENISDKI, from the coding sequence ATGGCACAAGCTTTCAAAAAGTTGGAAATTGATGTTGTACCAGGACAGAAGCTTTGTGCAAAATGTCGTGTACAATTTTATAAATCGCAGAAGAAGCAAATAGAAACAACAAGTAGCGAAAGCGATATTGAAGCACAATCTGTTGCCCGCGAGGATGAAGTTCGAGAAGACCTCGATTCAAGTTTGGATGACTATGGTGTTAGCCCAGTAAAACTTCATGGCATTGCATCACATTCCAGAGTCACATATGGTAAAAGGAAATTCCAGCAAGTTAAGGAAAAACTGCAAGAACAACAATCATCTGTACAGGAGAAGCTATCCAAAATTATCAAAGTTACACCTGAAAAGTTGGAAAGTCCACCTGAAGAACAACCAGAAAGCTTGGAAGAACTGAAGCAGAAAGCAAAAGATCTTGATACACTGGTTGCACTTATGAAGGAGAAAATGAGAAACTTGGACAGGAAGAAGAAAATCCAAATTTTAACTCTTGCTCCAAGTTCATGGTCTGTCGCTAAAGTAAGCAGAACATTCAATGTCACACAATACGTTGTGAGGCAAGCGAGGAAACTGGGATTTATGGAACTGCCAGAACAAAGATCAGGAAGACCACTTGCTAAGGAGATACAAGACCTGGTCATAAAATTTTATTCAGATGATGAATACAGCAGGCAGATGCCAGGAAAAAAGGACTTTGTGAGTGTTAAGAGGAATGTCCATGTGCAAAAAAGACTTTTGCTTTGCAGCTTAAAGGAGTTATATGCTGCATTTGAACAAAATCATCCAAATGTCAAAATTGGATTTTCTAAATTCTGTAGCCTTCGGCCTAAATGGTGTGTACTGGTAGGATCATCAGGAACCCACTCAGTGTGTGTATGCACAATTCATCAAAATGTGGAATTAATGGTCAGTGCTCTTAAATCGGATACCGACACTCATAAACTTGTAGAGATGATGGTTTGTGATCGAGACAACAAAGAGTGCATGATACATCGCTGCAAAGACTGCCCCAATGTGGACGAAATACGTCAATATTTACAAAGTCATCTTCAAGAAAACGAAGAAGATTGTGAAGATGGAGATGCAGGTCCAGAAGATGAATTTATAGAATTCAAACAATggactaccactgacagggctGAGCTTTTAACAATAAAAATGTCTGTAGGTGAATTCATTGAATCACTAATAGGTAAACTTGATCAACTCACTAAACATTCCTTCATTGCAAAGGCACAATCCAGATACTTAAAGAAATGCAAAGAGGATTTGAAAAATGATGAAGCAATTGTACTTCTGgattttgcagaaaattacaaatttgtcatacAGGATGAAGTCCAATCATATCATTGGAATCAGCAGTCTTGCAGCCTTCACCCAGTGGTCATTTACTATAAACAAAATGACAACCTAACAGATGATTCTGTCTGCTTTATTTCTGATGACCTTAATCACGATGTTGACTTTGTTCATGAAGTTATGAATGGGACAGTTAAACACATAATGGAAAATATAAgtgacaaaatttaa